A window from Podospora bellae-mahoneyi strain CBS 112042 chromosome 1 map unlocalized CBS112042p_1, whole genome shotgun sequence encodes these proteins:
- a CDS encoding uncharacterized protein (EggNog:ENOG503NYP3; COG:S), producing the protein MAPLASEPRQVLHILNHAKRRAFYGLLIEITAYMRSQLELKDLPALHVHDRPSPLRIDPNARGSSIIDEEPTLIQVDNRNFVTQPNQELARITAAALEHFDKWRTETLTKLKELLAAQDDAKTMDERRKRTERMKQRKSAPAAAEGSLIDFGGGVSSSVRDDEAVRREGVARLQLHWHPIPTRLITISYEDRLESLSCILLELLSTGHYTAESRALAVYLASALEIPLDALNAEEIEIAKAMVEGSEEAARQQRTRTMSADAEARKRQQQNQAGRFLKVGLASVAGAALIGVTGGLAAPVVAGAIGGLMGTVGLGGVASFLGIFWMNGALVGALFGAFGARMTGEMVNKYARDVEDFKFIPLADEWGTRNAANNKDARRLRVTIGINGWLTTKDDITKPWRHLSDDAEVFALRYELEALEGLGKSLEELVNSYAWNTVKMEILKRTVLATLWGALWPAYLLSMASTLDNPFSLAKNRSEKAGEVLADALINKVQGERPVTLIGYSLGARVIYSCLRSLAKRRAFGLIDSVVFIGAPVPSNREHWQMMRTVVSGRIYNAYSENDYILAFLYRTTSVQMGVAGLQEIEHIEGVENLNLSEEVQGHMRYAGLIEKILARCDLPVGQGVDKSIAKEANNTITIADLNNRPDNSGTLIDLEDLKISSPPQQPRRPKQDLPPPYSYAPSPSTQNTNFAKLQSQPPSRPKQQQTSITIRSCPICNRNISTLSESQATTHVNSCLDGNQGIPSPSPTVFQPGRHPLRNNQPQKPTMTRSMTSHLQTEMDPFGLFSPSPPPGPPSKPAPHIPAPPDASRFPNLVNLDDARPPTITRAQTVPAQPSTLAGSDSPLRVIPLAAASTPAVYESSHYQGRNYDTEEEVDTDEEYGGGIKMVDNDDDELEYVDPRPMD; encoded by the exons ATGGCGCCCCTCGCCAGCGAGCCTCGCCAGGTTCTGCACATCCTCAACCACGCCAAACGCAGAGCTTTTTATGGCCTCCTCATCGAGATCACAGCCTACATGCGCTCCCAGCTCGAGCTCAAGGACCTTCCCGCATTGCATGTTCATGACAGGCCGTCTCCTCTGCGCATTGACCCCAACGCCCGAGGGAGCAGCATCATCGACGAAGAGCCGACACTAATACAAGTGGATAACCGCAACTTTgtcacccaacccaaccaagaACTCGCCCGgatcaccgccgccgcgctTGAGCATTTTGACAAATGGAGAACAGAGACACTGACCAAGCTTAAGGAGCTTCTCGCCGCCCAAGATGATGCCAAGACCATGGATGAGAGGCGGAAGCGGACCGAGAGGATGAAGCAGAGGAAATCTGCGCCGGCAGCAGCGGAAGGGAGTTTGATTGACTTCGGTGGAGGGGTTTCTTCATCAGTGAGAGATGATGAGGCAGTTcggagggagggagtggcACGGCTTCAGCTGCATTGGCATCCTATTCCTACAAGGTTGATCACCATCTCATACGAGGACAGATTGGAAAGTCTGAGTTGCATACTGCTGGAGTTGCTATCCACGGGTCATTACACAGCTGAGTCGAGAGCTTTGGCTGTGTATCTCGCCTCGGCTCTTGAAATTCCGCTGGATGCCTTGAAcgccgaggagattgagaTTGCAAAGGCCATGGTGGAAGGGTCAGAGGAGGCTGCCAGACAGCAGAGGACGAGGACCATGTCCGCTGACGCTGAAGCCAGGaagaggcagcagcaaaaccAGGCTGGCAGGTTTCTGAAAGTTGGCTTGGCGTCTGTTGCCGGAGCTGCGCTTATAGGAGTCACTGGTGGACTTGCTGCGCCAGTCGTAGCTGGAGCCATCGGAGGTCTCATGGGTACTGTTGggctgggtggtgttgcgTCTTTCTTGGGCATCTTCTGGATGAATGGAGCCCTCGTGGGCGCTCTATTTGGTGCTTTCGGAGCCCGCATGACG GGTGAAATGGTAAACAAGTACGCCCGAGATGTCGAGGACTTCAAGTTTATTCCACTGGCAGATGAATGGGGAACCCGAAATGCAGCAAACAACAAGGACGCCAGGCGCTTGAGAGTAACTATAGGCATTAATGGCTGGCTAACCACCAAGGACGACATCACGAAACCGTGGCGGCATCTCTCCGATGACGCCGAAGTATTTGCGCTTCGGTACGAGCTGGAGGCTCTTGAGGGGCTTGGCAAGTCTCTTGAGGAACTCGTCAACTCGTATGCCTGGAACACTGTCAAGATGGAAATCCTGAAGCGTACAGTCTTGGCAACTCTCTGGGGAGCTTTGTGGCCGGCCTATCTCCTTTCTATGGCTTCGACATTGGACAACCCGTTCTCTCTCGCCAAGAACCGGTCTGAAAAGGCTGGTGAAGTGCTGGCAGACGCCCTGATCAACAAAGTCCAGGGTGAACGCCCAGTCACCCTGATCGGATACTCGCTCGGCGCTCGAGTTATTTACTCGTGCCTACGCTCTCTTGCAAAGCGTCGAGCCTTTGGTCTTATCGACTCTGTCGTCTTCATTGGTGCCCCTGTTCCCTCGAATAGAGAACACTGGCAGATGATGCGCACCGTAGTGTCCGGTAGGATCTACAACGCCTACTCCGAAAACGACTACATTCTCGCATTCCTATACCGCACCACATCTGTTCAAATGGGCGTGGCGGGTCTTCAAGAGATCGAACACATCGAAGGTGTTGaaaacctcaacctcagcgAGGAGGTTCAGGGGCACATGCGCTACGCAGGCCTGATCGAAAAGATACTCGCACGCTGCGATCTCCCCGTAGGCCAGGGCGTAGACAAGTCCATCGCCAAAgaagccaacaacaccatcaccatcgccgacctCAACAACCGACCAGACAACTCTGGCACCCTGATCGATTTGGAAGACCTCAAAATCTCCAGCcctccacaacaaccccgGCGACCCAAACAAGACTTGCCACCCCCCTATTCCTAcgccccttccccctccacccaaaacaccaacttTGCCAAACTTCAATCCCAACCACCTTCCAGACCcaagcaacagcaaaccagcatcaccatccgAAGCTGCCCCATCTGCAACCGCAACATCTCCACCTTGTCAGAATCCCAAGCCACAACCCACGTCAACTCCTGCCTCGACGGCAACCAAGgaatcccatccccatccccaactgTCTTCCAACCAGGTCGCCACCCCCTGagaaacaaccaaccccaaaaaccaACCATGACCCGCAGCATGACCTCGCACCTCCAAACAGAAATGGACCCCTTCGgtctcttctccccctccccacccccaggcCCGCCATCAAAACCCGCCCCTCACATCCCCGCCCCTCCTGACGCGTCCAGGTTCCCTAATCTGGTGAATCTGGATGATGCCAGGCCCCCGACGATCACCAGGGCGCAGACTGTTCCTGCGCAGCCGTCGACACTGGCAGGGTCGGATTCCCCGCTTAGGGTGATCCCCTTGGCTGCGGCGTCAACACCGGCGGTGTATGAATCCTCGCATTATCAGGGGAGGAATTATgacaccgaggaggaggtcgacaCAGATGAGGAGTATGGAGGGGGGATCAAGATGGTggataatgatgatgatgagttggAGTATGTTGATCCTAGGCCTATGGATTGA
- a CDS encoding uncharacterized protein (EggNog:ENOG503NXQK; COG:O) — MSMSVDEIRNVVLLFSNPSWGGVGTVSSTVIRNVTALSGHMAYSSRYTGNTTVLSSRFAGTSNGIIQGLLYVPDLPYGHECVEETALHIPPSVVRQSSLPPTNYYLIAIAPWINARCSRAYLASARTAPVRGFLFYLPGNSTEAPPSAESEMWNIAEEFEWRTQSGYPVYAVSSMAGQVMMQHLSLYSGNLTEVPFGYNIATRFQAEEEDYARIWTELVISTPPSSFATWLYFLIVVGVLLAVIVSASLLMHLVQARRRYSLRQRVIAGEVNLEVTGIKRLTVPLEHIQSFPLFTYHYEPPDASPPPTSPRSAKSPRSRNRRDSHGHSERRGSRTTRSVTISEKSPSGPFATVTTNYQPYCEICLEPYQNRVTIIRELPCGHIFHPGCIDEFLNENSSLCPLCKANMLPPGFCPKITNHMVKRERAIRKIRGQVDDHDADNSDGGRSGGWTATFRNKIFHGGSPTSSTSTELQVRSKHVEGQPTISISQPNRPPPQPSSQPSDETAQSSVGPLQQTPPQPIPPPALPKPTALARERMRELAGSELDDGEAGSSRWRRMRTKIFPGFD; from the exons ATGTCCATGT CTGTCGATGAGATCCGCAATGTTGT CCTTTTGTTCAGCAACCCATCATGGGGCGGTGTCGGCACCGTGTCGTCCACCGTCATTCGGAACGTCACGGCCCTGTCT GGCCATATGGCATACTCTTCACGATATACAGGCAACACCACGGTGCTCTCCAGCAGGTTCGCCGGCACCTCAAATGGCATCATCCAAGGTCTCCTTTATGTCCCGGATCTCCCCTACGGCCATGAATGCGTAGAAGAAACAGCACTGCACATTCCTCCATCAGTCGTGCGACAATCCAGCCTTCCTCCCACAAACTACTATCTTATTGCCATTGCGCCGTGGATCAATGCTCGATGCTCACGGGCCTATTTGGCCTCTGCCCGCACAGCACCGGTTCGAGGGTTTCTGTTCTATCTCCCTGGCAACTCAACCGAGGCCCCGCCCTCTGCTGAGTCTGAAATGTGGAACATTGCGGAGGAATTTGAATGGAGGACTCAGAGTGGCTACCCTGTATATGCTGTCTCGAGTATGGCCGGCCAAGTCATGATGCAACACCTCAGTCTCTACTCTGGCAACCTGACTGAAGTGCCGTTTGGATATAACATTGCTACACGCTTCCaggccgaagaagaggactATGCTCGCATATGGACCGAGCTTGTTATCAGCACGCCTCCCAGTTCCTTCGCTACCTGGCTGTACTTCCTCATTGTCGTCGGCGTGCTTCTCGCCGTCATTGTTTCGGCGTCGCTCCTGATGCACCTTGTTCAGGCCCGTCGGCGTTACTCCCTGCGACAGAGAGTCATTGCGGGCGAAGTCAACCTGGAAGTCACGGGCATCAAAAGACTCACAGTGCCGCTGGAGCACATTCAAAGcttcccccttttcaccTACCACTATGAGCCACCAGATGCCAGCCCGCCACCTACGTCTCCACGGTCGGCCAAGTCCCCACGATCGCGGAACAGGCGGGACAGTCATGGTCACTCAGAACGAAGGGGTTCCCGAACAACTCGTTCTGTAACCATTTCGGAAAAGAGTCCGAGTGGGCCGTTCGCAACGGTCACAACAAATTATCAACCCTACTGTGAGATTTGCCTGGAGCCATACCAAAATCGAGTCACGATCATCAGAGAACTACCATGCGGCCACATATTTCACCCGGGGTGCATCGATGAGTTTCTTAACGAGAACAGCTCACTTTGCCCCTTGTGCAAAGCTAACATGCTACCTCCCGGCTTCTGCCCCAAGATCACCAACCACATGGTGAAACGAGAGCGGGCAATTCGAAAGATACGGGGGCAAGTTGACGATCACGATGCCGACAACTCCGACGGCGGCAGGTCAGGAGGCTGGACGGCAACCTTTCGAAACAAGATCTTTCATGGGGGAAGTCCTACATCGTCGACTTCGACAGAACTTCAGGTGCGGAGTAAACATGTTGAAGGCCAACCCACAATATCAATATCACAGCCCAACcgacctccaccacaaccgtCATCGCAACCGTCAGATGAGACAGCTCAATCATCGGTGGGACCGTTACAGCAAACACCACCGCAGCCGATACCGCCGCCAGCATTACCCAAACCAACTGCGTTGGCGCGTGAGAGAATGAGAGAGCTAGCCGGCAGCGagcttgatgatggcgaggcTGGCTCGTCAAGGT GGCGACGAATGCGCACCAAGATATTTCCGGGTTTTGACTAG
- the NGG1 gene encoding Transcriptional regulator (BUSCO:EOG09261EMF; EggNog:ENOG503NZVY; COG:B), whose product MAPSSQKGPGKKAGTGAIRSQSQQQQQRSRNTTPSAAPPSASLPPIDNVETDLLELRFEVFRNLTFEDMVDPSTSNTAIPDSKSLDGLVSRLQKLSDVIDKRGLNCDKGMRLLAQSRRTRLDELAVERGREEERRQKEADEEERERKAANKKKRKATDSLAPGGSNIERSSPLRESTKPRKLSRDNDSASSSLSPVAPSNMDADDKTKTEENEDESDSDDGRPPPPARPQANTFGDDPSTFPDPTVYEILPVQPGMTEGEIKEIYSVAGYPKSDLADLIAGDPPDKDFSNAKPSNQINFSTFSTFIDPYFRPFTEEDLAFLRERGDRVTPFVMPKRGKKHYTEIWAEEDGAMAIDSVPPGGREKLPPNQPRGSIENMDDDVAETDKLSVGPLLSRLLSAMRPEHRAPPAENVNGVNGDGDTIMNGTASFDFSFDTNPSSSSQQPNGTNGVNGHVNGVNGTTPDSTNNNNNNNNNNNNNNNNSNNQLPPATYMPESNSEAWKKASHPKLDYTQVDERIKQELRHIGFLPLPPNQSDSSNAAGNGSQPGQPDPTTAEYDGHYDDEVAARLRLLQSRLREQVLVNGARKARLTELVKERMAFQEYTTILEDLDSQVQAAYLKRTRTMKKPKKARPGQSGAAASAAAAASAAATATARPGIGDLTKTLMERRRRWIENIGTVFEDEALTKVPRVSEEGSTIFKAGEMGELLRREKEAWDEEVEEE is encoded by the exons ATGGCTCCATCGAGCCAGAAGGGtccggggaagaaggcgggcACGGGGGCAATCCGCTCCCAgtcgcaacagcagcagcagcgaagtcgcaacaccacccccagtGCCGCACCGCCCTCGGCCAGTCTGCCACCCATCGACAATGTCGAAACGGACCTGCTGGAACTCCGCTTCGAAGTCTTCCGGAACCTGACCTTTGAGGACATGGTTGATCCCTCGacctccaacaccgccatACCCGATTCCAAGagccttgatggcctcgTCTCCCGACTGCAGAAGCTGAGCGACGTAATTGACAAGCGCGGCCTGAATTGCGACAAAGGCATGAGACTTCTCGCCCAGAGCCGCCGCACCAGGCTCGATGAGCTGGCTGTCgagcgggggagggaagaggagcgGAGACAGAAGGAagccgatgaggaggagcgcgAACGCAAGGCAgccaacaaaaagaagcggaAAGCGACCGACAGTCTGGCGCCCGGAGGGAGCAACATAG AGCGGTCATCCCCTTTACGAGAGTCGACAAAACCCCGAAAACTATCTCGCGATAACGATTCCGCCAGCTCGTCGCTGTCGCCAGTCGCGCCAAGCAACATGGACGCCGatgacaagaccaagacaGAGGAGAACGAGGACGAGTCGGACTCTGACGATGGTCgcccaccacctcccgctCGGCCACAGGCCAATACGTTTGGCGATGATCCTTCAACCTTCCCCGACCCAACCGTGTACGAGATTCTTCCCGTCCAACCTGGCATGACCGAGGGCGAAATAAAGGAAATATACTCGGTAGCCGGCTACCCTAAAAGCGACCTTGCTGATCTCATCGCTGGTGACCCTCCAGACAAGGATTTCAGCAATGCAAAGCCTAGCAATCAGATCAACTTTAGCACTTTTAGCACCTTTATCGACCCCTACTTCCGGCCGTTCACCGAGGAGGATCTCGCGTTTTtgagagaaagaggggatCGCGTGACTCCGTTTGTCATGCCGAAACGTGGCAAGAAGCACTACACAGAGATCTGGgccgaagaggatggagcGATGGCTATCGACTCCGTCCCTCCAGGCGGCCGGGAGAAACTCCCTCCTAACCAACCCCGCGGGAGTATCGAGAATATGGACGACGATGTTGCCGAAACAGACAAGCTCTCCGTCGGCCCACTCCTCTCCCGTCTTCTTTCAGCGATGCGCCCCGAGCACCGCGCTCCGCCAGCAGAGAATGTCAACGGCGTCAACGGCGACGGAGACACCATCATGAACGGCACCGCCAGCTTCGACTTTAGTTTTGACACCAACCCCTCTTccagcagccaacaacccaacggcaccaacggTGTAAACGGCCATGTCAACGGCGTTaacggcaccacccccgattcaaccaacaacaacaacaacaacaacaataacaacaataacaacaataacaacagcaacaaccaactccctccGGCTACTTACATGCCCGAATCAAATTCGGAAGCCTGGAAAAAGGCCAGCCACCCAAAACTAGACTACACTCAAGTCGACGAGCGCATCAAGCAGGAACTCCGTCACATCGGGTTCCTCCCCTTACCACCCAACCAATCCGACTCGTCCAACGCGGCAGGCAACGGCTCCCAACCAGGACAGCCGGACCCGACAACAGCCGAGTACGACGGCCACTACGACGACGAAGTCGCCgcccgcctccgcctcctccaatccCGCCTCCGCGAGCAAGTCCTCGTCAACGGCGCCCGAAAAGCCAGACTGACAGAGCTGGTCAAGGAGCGGATGGCCTTTCAGGAATATACCACCAttttggaggatttggattCCCAGGTCCAGGCGGCGTACCTcaagaggacgaggacgatgaagaagccCAAAAAGGCGAGGCCGGGGCAGTCCGGAGCGGCGGCTAgtgcggctgctgctgcgagcGCGGCTGCTACGGCGACTGCCCGCCCGGGGATAGGGGATCTGACAAAGACGctgatggagaggaggaggaggtggattgAGAATATTGGGACTgtgtttgaggatgaggcgcTGACCAAGGTGCCGAGGGTgagcgaggaggggagtACGATTTTCAAggcgggggagatgggggagttgttgagaagggagaaggaggcttgggatgaggaggtggaggaggagtag
- a CDS encoding uncharacterized protein (COG:I; EggNog:ENOG503NWCM): protein MASLGGNILPLVGFNLHAFFTGITGGLLFLAGLIKLSHKRASQKSDQKRQDDDEPGLISALLLFCYGCFFKPHSSSGKANQQGALESFYAGQASAYDVTRKLLLRGREDMLALAAAQLLHKAKSESRKAGSRRIWVDVGGGTGWNIEAMSQFVNVPEFFSTVYLVDLSPSLCAVAEKRFSRLGWDNVKIICQDARKFRLEDYENGLSGPGSPGSSTPKSYFDQKRPEHGGADLITMSYSLSMIPDYYSVIDSLTSLLSPDGLLGVVDFYVQSKADFTYRNWTGGMIGRHVNYLSRTFWRAWFDLDRVALEPARRDYLEYKFGTVLTANLRNTALGSIPYYIWLGCHKKPFSSSSLPEEIIQRIDALATESPYLLPSDSHSSKKQQNVITAKLTRAIERTAPEIRSKAFDAAIQNLSANLPLPSFFYQNHHWRIYYDDQLPKHTQFNNEYIYAFTWEDSRVDREILKLGRDDVVLAITSAGDNILSYALQSPARIHAIDLNPSQNHLLELKAASFTALSHADFWKIFGEGKHENFRALLITRLSPHLSSRAFQYWLDNSFIFTNPTSRGLYDTGGSRHAIRAFRYTSRLFRCRSAVTSLLNSKTLIEQREIWHSKIRPALLSPLVSNLLVSTEAFLWKALGVPKNQLAMIEADHGSSRAVKVGLAKSTRAHAIWHYMVNTLDPVVEKTHIAVDNPYYLVCMTGGFTKKCHPDYLSRAAHKKLSQPGAFEGLRIHTDEIDEVIARMAPGTVTVAVLMDSMDWFDPDTDAAGRQIEKVNRALKTGGRVLVRSSALRPWYIKEFEKRGFVGERVGNRGVGECIDRVNMYASCWVCTKVDNLPPPTPGGSEGEQRTGGEEVDVWSL, encoded by the exons ATGGCTTCTCTTGGTGGTAACATTTTGCCCCTCGTTGGCTTTAACCTTCATGCATTCTTTACCGGCATCACCGGCGGCCTACTTTTCCTCGCCGGTCTTATCAAGCTTTCCCACAAGAGGGCTTCACAGAAGTCGGATCAGAAGCGtcaggatgatgatgagccgGGCCTCATCAGCGcgctcctccttttctgtTATGGCTGCTTCTTCAAGCCGCATTCCAGTAGTGGCAAAGCCAACCAGCAAGGCGCTCTCGAGTCCTTCTACGCAGGCCAGGCTTCAGCG TACGATGTGACCAGAAAGCTACTCCTCAGAGGCCGTGAGGACATGCTGGCCCTTGCGGCTGCTCAGCTCCTTCACAAGGCCAAAAGTGAAAGCCGAAAGGCGGGAAGCAGACGTATCTGGGTCGAT GTTGGCGGTGGCACAGGCTGGAATATCGAGGCCATGTCGCAGTTTGTCAACGTCCCTGAATTCTTCAGCACTGTCTATCTTGTCGACCTCTCACCGTCGCTCTGCGCAGTAGCAGAGAAGAGATTCTCGCGCCTCGGTTGGGACAACGTCAAAATCATATGCCAAGACGCTCGTAAATTCCGGCTGGAAGACTATGAAAACGGTCTCTCCGGTCCAGGATCGCCAGGGTCCTCAACTCCCAAGAGCTACTTTGATCAGAAGCGTCCCGAGCATGGCGGTGCTGACTTGATCACCATGTCTTACAGTTTGTCCATGATT cctgaCTATTACTCCGTCATTGACTCATTGACATCCCTTCTTTCTCCGGATGGACTTCTCGGGGTTGTCGACTTTTACGTTCAGTCCAAAGCTGACTTTACTTACCGCAACTGGACGGGTGGTATGATCGGCCGTCACGTCAACTACCTCTCACGAACCTTTTGGAGGGCCTGGTTCGATCTCGACCGTGTTGCTCTCGAGCCCGCCCGCCGAGACTACCTCGAGTACAAATTCGGCACCGTTCTCACGGCCAACTTGCGCAACACCGCTCTCGGGTCCATCCCCTATTACATCTGGCTAGGCTGTCACAAGAAGCCCTTTTCCTCATCCAGCCTCCCCGAGGAGATCATCCAGCGAATCGACGCCCTAGCCACCGAGTCCCCCTACCTGCTCCCATCCGACtcccacagcagcaaaaagCAGCAAAACGTCATCACCGCCAAACTCACCCGCGCGATAGAGCGCACAGCCCCCGAAATCCGCTCCAAAGCCTTCGACGCCGCCATCCAAAAcctctccgccaacctccccttgccctccttcttttaccaaaaccaccactGGCGCATCTACTACGACGACCAGCTCCCAAAACACACCCAGTTCAACAACGAGTACATCTACGCCTTCACCTGGGAAGACTCCCGCGTCGACCGCGAGATCCTCAAGCTCGGCCGCGACGACGTCGTgctcgccatcaccagcgcGGGCGACAACATCCTCTCGTACGCGTTGCAGTCCCCGGCCCGCATCCACGCCATCGACCTGAACCCCAGCCAGaaccacctcctcgagctGAAAGCAGCCTCCTTCACCGCTTTGTCTCATGCCGACTTCTGGAAGATTTTCGGCGAGGGCAAACACGAAAATTTCCGCGCGCTTCTCATCACAAGATTGtccccccacctctccaGCCGGGCGTTCCAGTACTGGCTCGACAACTCTTTTAttttcaccaaccccacgTCCAGGGGGTTATACGACACCGGCGGCTCCCGCCACGCCATCCGCGCATTTAGATACACCTCCCGTCTCTTTCGCTGCCGTTCAgccgtcacctccctcctaaACAGCAAAACCCTCATCGAACAACGCGAGATCTGGCACAGCAAAATCCGGCCTGCACTGCTCAGTCCCCTGGTGagcaacctcctcgtcagcACGGAAGCCTTCCTCTGGAAAGCCCTCGGCGTGCCAAAGAACCAGCTCGCCATGATCGAGGCCGATCACGGCAGCAGCCGGGCCGTGAAGGTTGGCCTGGCCAAGAGCACGAGGGCGCACGCGATATGGCATTACATGGTCAACACGCTTGACCCTGTAGTTGAAAAGACGCACATTGCGGTTGATAACCCTTACTACCTCGTCTGCATGACGGGGGGGTTCACAAAGAAGTGTCATCCTGATTATCTATCCCGCGCTGCGCACAAGAAACTTTCCCAGCCTGGGGCGTTTGAGGGGTTAAGGATACACACTGATGAGATTGACGAGGTGATTGCGAGAATGGCGCCTGGGACGGTGACGGTAGCGGTGTTGATGGATAGCATGGATTGGTTCGACCCGGACACAGACGCGGCGGGGAGGCAGATTGAAAAGGTTAACAGGGCCTTGAAGACGGGTGGGAGGGTCCTGGTGAGGAGCTCGGCTTTGCGGCCGTGGTATATCAAGGAGTTTGAAaagagggggtttgtgggcGAGAGGGTGGGGAataggggggtgggagagtgTATTGACCGGGTGAATATGTATGCCAGCTGCTGGGTTTGTACCAAGGTGGATAacctgccgccgccgacgccGGGGGGGAGCGAGGGGGAGCAGAGGActggcggagaggaggtggatgtttGGAGCTTGTGA
- a CDS encoding uncharacterized protein (EggNog:ENOG503PF61; COG:B), translated as MSNASSPVATSPQPDVQKASRVCLNCKRKKKKCDKALPSCSRCVESYQVCQHEDDIVAGNPVTAGYLYGGVSSPLGNPVQLHRQSPLAWGGSLRPSLVASIRSADNIDLYALQCVIDILDSRQGVEQTVLAFFEGPNASWFSIIDRSHFERLLEDFWTSPSAETCVLILCMSLISRPTISSPGPTPMGDTVYQSAKTLLSLVQSQSSRPMSTSFLQAELLVAMYEYTQALPQQAYLSVGRCFQMSRALGWQDKSYWGPNNMATIPKILKLHSILWWAMVYIDNHLHAAYQESKFPLHAPTLGLEFEIPQPETFGQFVPTPSQLQIQSVGAAYCDGNSPHIDGMVFPEATSAFNLNTALSLLDSPLMLSERHEELSDAVWQHTLDVFQTPWSTGDRSGAMSTNLIAMLKLIQSGLLAGSAGTDPRFSSPAENMRKAIAYLHNEAANLPSFQERLARGRVAPFWAFAAYYASLLLISHGETELQMAADWLQKVIDLKNMLHICAGRWKIAERYVYLLDQQLGVRLGTYVG; from the exons ATGTCGAACGCATCGTCACCTGTGGCGACGTCCCCTCAACCGGATGTCCAGAAAGCATCGAGAGTCTGTCTCAACtgcaagaggaagaagaaaaagtgTGACAAAGCGTTGCCGTCGTGCAGTCGTTGTGTCGA ATCATATCAAGTCTGCCAGCATGAGGACGACATTGTTGCTGGAAATCCTGTGACGGCTGGGTATCTGTATGGAGGAGTGTCTTCGCCGCTTGGGAATCCGGTCCAGCTTCATCGACAATCACCATTAGCCTGGGGTGGGAGTCTGCGTCCTTCTTTGGTTGCCAGCATTCGGTCGGCAGATAATATCGACTTGTACGCCCTCCAATGTGTTATCGACATTCTCGATAGTCGCCAGGGTGTTGAACAGACGGTTTTGGCCTTTTTCGAGGGCCCCAACGCCAGCTGGTTCAGCATTATCGATCGTTCACATTTCGAGAGGTTACTGGAGGATTTCTGGACCAGCCCATCAGCGGAAACATGTGTTTTGATACTTTGCATGTCGCTGATCTCCCGTCCAACGATTTCGAGCCCGGGCCCGACACCGATGGGCGATACTGTTTATCAGTCGGCCAAAACACTCTTGAGTTTGGTCCAGAGCCAAAGTAGCCGCCCCATGTCCACCTCCTTTTTGCAAGCCGAACTCCTAGTCGCCATGTACGAGTACACTCAGGCTCTACCACAGCAAGCATATCTGTCTGTTGGGCGATGTTTCCAGATGAGCCGCGCTCTCGGTTGGCAGGATAAGTCGTACTGGGGCCCAAACAACATGGCAACTATACCAAAGATCCTCAAGCTCCATTCGATCCTGTGGTGGGCAATGGTGTATATCGACAACCATCTTCATGCTGCATATCAGGAGTCCAAGTTCCCCTTGCATGCTCCCACCCTCGGGCTCGAATTCGAGATACCCCAGCCCGAAACTTTCGGTCAATTTGTGCCGACGCCATCGCAGCTTCAAATCCAGAGTGTTGGTGCAGCATATTGTGACGGCAACTCTCCCCATATCGACGGCATGGTTTTCCCCGAGGCAACATCTGCGTTCAATCTGAACACCGCTCTTAGCCTGCTGGATAGCCCACTGATGTTGTCGGAACGCCACGAGGAACTCTCGGATGCTGTCTGGCAGCACACTCTCGACGTCTTCCAGACTCCGTGGAGTACTGGCGACCGGAGCGGGGCGATGAGCACCAACTTGAT AGCCATGCTGAAACTCATCCAATCTGGCCTTCTTGCTGGATCGGCGGGGACCGATCCGCGCTTTTCCAGCCCTGCTGAGAATATGAGGAAGGCTATCGCGTACCTCCATAATGAGGCGGCGAACTTGCCGAGTTTCCAAGAGCGATTGGCACGGGGGAGGGTGGCTCCTTTCTGGGCTTTTGCGGCGTACTATGCATCACTTTTGCTCATTTCTCATGGTGAAACGGAGCTCCAAATGGCGGCGGACTGGCTCCAGAAGGTTATTGATTTGAAGAATATGCTGCACATTTGCGCTGGAAGGTGGAAGATTGCTG AACGTTATGTTTATTTGCTCGACCAGCAGCTTGGTGTCCGGCTGGGCACCTATGTCGGATGA